The Burkholderia lata genome contains a region encoding:
- the glyS gene encoding glycine--tRNA ligase subunit beta: MTHNHPAPLLVELLTEELPPKALARLGDAFAEGLAQRLAARDLVEGELVFERYATPRRLAVVVQNVRAVAPEKQVREKVLPVSVALDAEGKPTAPLAKKLAALGHPNLSIADLERAQDGKAEAFFINYSAAGATLADGLQAALDETLAKLPIPKFMTYQRPDGSDVKFVRPVHRLTVLHDDRIVPVTAFGIDAGDTTLGHRFLSDGLVAIQHARAYADTLRDKGHVIAHFVDRRETIRTQLNEHANGDTVVMPESLLDEVTSLVEWPVVYPCRFEDEFLQVPQECLILTMQTNQKYFALTDVAGKLRSRFLIVSNIETKTPGEIIEGNERVVRPRLADAKFFFEQDKKKPLADRVPQLANVVYHNKLGSALARVERLEALAGEIAPVIGADATLAKRAARLAKADLLTDMVGEFPELQGTMGTYYARHDGEADDVALACAEHYQPRFSGDALPTTPVSTAVALADKLETIVGIWGIGLAPTGEKDPFALRRHALGVLRLLLEKQLPLDLKSLLRTAHARFEGVPGVAESTDAILAFFMDRLRGLLRERGYSAGEIDAVLSLNPTRVDDLVARLDAVREFTRLAEAEALAAANKRISNILKKSEGGASGTVQPTLLVEAAEKALHEQLAAVTPHVQSQLEARAYTGALSALAALRAPVDTFFNDVMVNAEDPALRANRLALLSALHQQMNCVADISKLAA; this comes from the coding sequence ATGACGCACAATCATCCCGCCCCCCTGCTCGTCGAACTGCTGACCGAAGAGCTGCCGCCGAAGGCCCTCGCGCGCCTCGGCGACGCATTCGCCGAAGGTCTTGCGCAACGCCTCGCGGCGCGCGACCTCGTCGAAGGCGAACTCGTGTTCGAACGCTACGCCACGCCGCGCCGCCTTGCCGTCGTCGTGCAGAACGTACGCGCCGTCGCCCCTGAAAAGCAGGTCCGCGAAAAGGTCCTGCCCGTGTCGGTCGCGCTCGACGCCGAAGGCAAGCCGACCGCCCCGCTCGCGAAGAAGCTCGCGGCGCTCGGCCACCCGAACCTGTCGATCGCCGATCTCGAGCGCGCGCAGGACGGCAAGGCCGAAGCGTTCTTCATCAACTATTCGGCAGCCGGCGCGACGCTCGCCGACGGCCTGCAGGCCGCGCTCGACGAAACGCTCGCGAAGCTGCCGATCCCGAAGTTCATGACCTACCAGCGCCCGGACGGCTCCGACGTGAAGTTCGTGCGCCCGGTGCATCGCCTGACGGTGCTGCATGACGATCGCATCGTGCCCGTCACCGCGTTCGGCATCGACGCCGGCGACACGACGCTCGGCCACCGCTTCCTGTCCGACGGCCTCGTCGCGATCCAGCATGCGCGCGCGTACGCCGACACGCTGCGCGACAAGGGCCACGTGATCGCGCACTTCGTCGATCGCCGCGAAACGATCCGCACGCAGCTGAACGAGCACGCGAACGGCGATACCGTCGTGATGCCCGAGTCGCTGCTCGACGAAGTGACGTCGCTGGTCGAATGGCCGGTCGTCTACCCGTGCCGCTTCGAGGACGAGTTCCTGCAGGTCCCGCAGGAATGCCTGATCCTCACGATGCAGACGAACCAGAAGTATTTCGCGCTGACCGACGTCGCCGGCAAGCTGCGTTCGCGCTTCCTGATCGTGTCGAACATCGAGACGAAGACGCCGGGCGAGATCATCGAAGGCAACGAGCGCGTCGTGCGCCCGCGCCTCGCCGATGCGAAGTTCTTCTTCGAGCAGGACAAGAAGAAGCCGCTCGCCGACCGCGTGCCGCAGCTCGCGAACGTCGTGTATCACAACAAGCTCGGTTCGGCGCTCGCACGCGTCGAGCGCCTCGAAGCACTGGCCGGCGAGATCGCGCCCGTGATCGGCGCCGACGCCACGCTCGCGAAGCGCGCCGCGCGTCTCGCGAAGGCCGACCTGCTGACCGACATGGTCGGCGAGTTCCCGGAACTGCAGGGCACGATGGGCACGTACTACGCGCGCCACGACGGCGAAGCCGACGACGTCGCGCTCGCGTGCGCCGAGCACTACCAGCCGCGCTTCTCCGGCGACGCACTGCCGACCACGCCCGTGTCGACCGCCGTCGCGCTCGCCGACAAGCTCGAGACGATCGTCGGCATCTGGGGCATCGGCCTCGCGCCGACCGGCGAGAAGGATCCGTTCGCGCTGCGCCGCCACGCGCTCGGCGTGCTGCGCCTGCTGCTCGAGAAGCAGCTGCCGCTCGATCTCAAGTCGCTGCTGCGTACGGCCCATGCACGCTTCGAAGGCGTGCCGGGCGTGGCCGAATCGACCGATGCGATCCTCGCGTTCTTCATGGATCGCCTGCGCGGCCTGCTGCGCGAGCGCGGCTATTCGGCCGGTGAAATCGACGCGGTGCTGAGCCTGAACCCGACGCGCGTCGACGATCTCGTCGCACGCCTCGACGCGGTGCGCGAATTCACGCGCCTTGCGGAAGCCGAAGCGCTCGCGGCCGCGAACAAGCGGATCTCGAACATCCTGAAGAAGTCGGAAGGCGGCGCGAGCGGCACGGTGCAGCCGACGCTGCTCGTCGAGGCAGCCGAGAAGGCGCTGCACGAACAGCTCGCGGCCGTCACGCCGCACGTGCAGTCGCAACTCGAGGCGCGCGCGTACACGGGCGCGCTGTCGGCGCTCGCCGCGCTGCGCGCACCGGTCGACACGTTCTTCAACGACGTGATGGTCAACGCGGAAGATCCGGCACTGCGCGCGAACCGTCTCGCGCTGCTGTCCGCGCTGCACCAGCAGATGAACTGCGTCGCCGACATCTCGAAGCTCGCCGCATAA
- the gloA gene encoding lactoylglutathione lyase, whose protein sequence is MRLLHTMLRVGDLDRSIKFYTELLGMKVLRRDDYPEGKFTLAFVGYGDESDNTVIELTHNWDTPAYDLGNGFGHLALEVDDAYAACDKIKAQGGKVTREAGPMKHGTTVIAFVEDPDGYKIEFIQKKAH, encoded by the coding sequence ATGCGATTGCTGCATACGATGCTGCGAGTCGGCGATCTCGACCGCTCGATCAAGTTCTACACCGAGTTGCTCGGCATGAAGGTGCTGCGCCGCGACGACTATCCGGAAGGCAAGTTCACGCTCGCATTCGTCGGCTACGGCGATGAAAGCGACAACACCGTGATCGAGCTGACCCACAACTGGGATACGCCGGCCTACGATCTCGGCAACGGCTTCGGCCACCTCGCGCTGGAAGTCGACGACGCTTACGCGGCCTGCGACAAGATCAAGGCGCAAGGCGGCAAGGTCACGCGCGAAGCGGGCCCGATGAAGCACGGCACGACCGTGATCGCGTTCGTCGAGGATCCGGACGGCTACAAGATCGAGTTCATCCAGAAGAAGGCGCACTGA
- a CDS encoding DMT family transporter, producing MTTLAAAPVRRALDTRAVGLMLLLCAIWGFQQVAIKSTNAAIAPMFQAGLRSVIAAVLLWGWARSRGTPLFQADGTFGAGLAAGALFAGEFICVFFGLTLTSASHMAIFLYTAPCFTALGLHLFAPGERLQRTQWAGVGLAFAGIALAFADGFLKPRAPGASVLAGLAGDALGILGGAMWAATTVVVRSTALARASASKTLFYQLAVSAVVLVALAALFGQVSFAHVTPVAVASLAYQSVIVAFVSYLSWFWLLTRYSASRLSVFTFLSPLFGVAFGVLLLGESVGWRFMSAAALVLTGIALVNAPTRRRA from the coding sequence ATGACCACGCTCGCCGCCGCCCCCGTGCGCCGCGCGCTCGACACGCGCGCCGTCGGCCTGATGCTGCTGCTGTGCGCGATCTGGGGCTTCCAGCAGGTCGCGATCAAGAGCACCAACGCCGCGATCGCGCCGATGTTCCAGGCCGGGCTGCGCTCGGTGATCGCGGCGGTGCTGCTATGGGGCTGGGCGCGCTCGCGCGGTACGCCGCTGTTCCAGGCGGACGGCACGTTCGGCGCGGGTCTCGCGGCCGGTGCATTGTTCGCCGGCGAATTCATCTGCGTGTTCTTCGGGCTGACGCTGACGAGTGCGTCACACATGGCGATCTTCCTGTACACGGCGCCGTGCTTCACCGCGCTCGGCCTGCACCTGTTCGCACCGGGCGAACGGCTGCAGCGCACGCAGTGGGCCGGCGTCGGCCTGGCATTCGCCGGCATCGCGCTCGCATTCGCGGACGGCTTCCTGAAACCGCGCGCACCCGGCGCATCGGTACTGGCCGGGCTCGCCGGCGACGCGCTCGGGATCCTCGGCGGCGCGATGTGGGCTGCGACGACGGTCGTCGTGCGCTCGACGGCGCTTGCGCGGGCGAGCGCGAGCAAGACGCTGTTCTACCAGCTCGCGGTATCGGCGGTCGTACTGGTCGCGCTTGCCGCACTGTTCGGCCAGGTGTCGTTCGCGCACGTCACGCCGGTCGCGGTGGCGAGCCTCGCGTACCAGTCGGTGATCGTCGCGTTCGTCAGCTACCTGTCGTGGTTCTGGCTGCTGACGCGCTACAGCGCGTCGCGGCTGTCCGTCTTCACGTTCCTGTCGCCGCTGTTCGGCGTTGCGTTCGGCGTGCTGCTGCTCGGCGAATCGGTCGGCTGGCGCTTCATGTCCGCGGCTGCGCTCGTGCTGACCGGCATCGCGCTCGTCAACGCGCCGACACGCCGGCGGGCATGA
- a CDS encoding lysophospholipid acyltransferase family protein, translated as MRFVRSLLLLIYFILYTVPYATACFIAFPFMRSDARYWMAAGWCKSTLWVVRWLNGIRYRIEGYENLPDGPAVLLSKHQSAWETLAFPALMPRPLCYVFKRELLYVPFFGWALGMLHMVNINRKEGKNAFTSVIRQGKKRLSEGAWMIMFPEGTRTPVGKQGKYKTGGARFAIETGAPVVPIAHNAGRVWPRNSFTKFPGVVTVSIGKPIPSEGLTPDALNSQVEAWIEAEMRRIDPDSYRQAGNAGTRDAARV; from the coding sequence ATGCGCTTCGTCCGTTCCCTGCTGCTGCTGATCTACTTCATCCTGTACACGGTGCCGTACGCCACCGCGTGCTTCATCGCCTTTCCGTTCATGCGCTCCGACGCGCGTTACTGGATGGCCGCCGGCTGGTGCAAGTCGACGCTGTGGGTCGTGCGCTGGCTGAACGGCATCCGCTACCGGATCGAAGGGTACGAGAACCTGCCCGACGGCCCGGCGGTGCTGCTGTCGAAGCACCAGTCCGCGTGGGAGACGCTCGCGTTTCCGGCGCTGATGCCGAGGCCGCTTTGCTACGTGTTCAAGCGCGAGTTGCTGTACGTGCCGTTCTTCGGCTGGGCGCTCGGGATGCTGCACATGGTTAACATCAACCGCAAGGAAGGCAAGAACGCGTTCACTTCCGTGATCCGCCAGGGCAAGAAGCGCCTGTCGGAAGGCGCATGGATGATCATGTTCCCGGAAGGCACGCGCACGCCGGTCGGCAAGCAGGGCAAGTACAAGACGGGCGGCGCGCGTTTCGCGATCGAAACCGGCGCACCCGTCGTGCCGATCGCGCACAATGCAGGTCGGGTGTGGCCGCGCAACTCGTTCACGAAATTCCCGGGCGTCGTCACCGTGTCGATCGGCAAGCCGATCCCCAGCGAAGGGTTGACGCCCGATGCATTGAACTCGCAGGTCGAAGCATGGATCGAAGCGGAAATGCGCCGGATCGATCCCGATTCGTATCGCCAGGCGGGTAATGCCGGCACGCGCGATGCCGCGCGTGTCTGA
- a CDS encoding M48 family metallopeptidase, whose product MKQRPRPRPAVVALDHRQMDLPLFDGPAAAPSAPATPPAPPEAAPAAPLDPGPAPDRSRVRTFALDSRVLEYRLKRSARRTIGFTIDGSGLSITAPRWVTLADIEAAISEKQRWIFAKLAEWKTRTEQRALPQIDWRDGAQLPYLGKTVTIALGAGAVAFDADALRLSLPLPVQADMQQIKDRVQGWLQGEAKRIFGERLVVYAEKLGVTYSMYALSSAATRWGSCSSDGKIRLNWRLIHFPMSIIDYVVAHELSHLREMNHSPAFWQTVESIFPEFREARHTLKHHPPELLPSL is encoded by the coding sequence ATGAAACAGCGTCCGCGGCCACGGCCTGCCGTCGTGGCCCTCGATCATCGCCAGATGGACCTGCCGCTCTTCGACGGGCCGGCCGCCGCACCGTCGGCGCCTGCCACGCCGCCGGCGCCGCCCGAAGCAGCGCCCGCCGCGCCCCTCGATCCGGGCCCGGCGCCCGACCGCTCGCGCGTGCGGACGTTCGCACTCGACAGCCGCGTACTCGAATACCGCCTGAAGCGCTCCGCGCGCCGTACGATCGGCTTCACGATCGACGGCAGCGGGCTGTCGATCACCGCGCCGCGCTGGGTCACGCTCGCCGACATCGAAGCCGCGATCTCCGAGAAACAGCGCTGGATCTTCGCGAAGCTCGCCGAATGGAAAACCCGCACCGAGCAGCGCGCGCTGCCGCAGATCGACTGGCGCGACGGGGCGCAGCTCCCGTATCTCGGCAAGACGGTGACGATCGCGCTCGGCGCGGGCGCCGTCGCGTTCGACGCCGATGCGCTGCGGCTCTCGCTGCCGCTGCCCGTGCAGGCCGACATGCAGCAGATCAAGGATCGCGTGCAGGGCTGGCTGCAGGGCGAAGCCAAGCGGATCTTCGGTGAACGCCTCGTGGTCTACGCGGAGAAACTCGGCGTCACGTATTCGATGTACGCGCTGTCGTCGGCCGCGACGCGCTGGGGCAGTTGCTCGAGCGACGGCAAGATCCGCCTGAACTGGCGGCTGATCCATTTCCCGATGTCGATCATCGACTACGTCGTCGCGCACGAGCTGTCGCACCTGCGCGAGATGAACCACAGCCCGGCCTTCTGGCAGACCGTCGAATCGATCTTCCCCGAGTTCCGCGAAGCGCGGCACACGCTCAAGCATCACCCGCCCGAGCTGCTGCCGTCGCTTTGA
- the glyQ gene encoding glycine--tRNA ligase subunit alpha — protein sequence MLTFQQIILTLQSYWDKQGCALLQPIDMEVGAGTSHVHTFLRAVGPEPWRAAYVQPSRRPKDGRYGENPNRLQHYYQYQVVLKPAPENILDLYLGSLEALGFDLKQNDVRFVEDDWENPTLGAWGLGWEVWLNGMEVTQFTYFQEVGGLECKPVLGEITYGLERLAMYLQKVENVYDLVWTEWEEQGPNGPELRRLSYGDVYHQNEVEQSTYNFEHANVDLLFTFFNSYEAEAKKMIDAQLALPAYELVLKAGHTFNLLDARGAISVTERAAYIGRIRALSRLVAQAYYDSREKLGFPMLGNPPGVPGLTTDAQDAAQPAWAPPLKVERKIDQD from the coding sequence ATGCTTACGTTTCAGCAAATCATCCTGACGCTGCAGTCCTACTGGGACAAGCAGGGTTGCGCCCTGCTCCAGCCCATCGACATGGAAGTCGGCGCAGGCACGTCGCACGTCCACACGTTCCTGCGCGCGGTCGGCCCCGAGCCGTGGCGCGCCGCGTACGTGCAGCCGTCGCGCCGCCCGAAGGACGGCCGTTACGGCGAGAACCCGAACCGCCTGCAGCACTACTACCAGTACCAGGTCGTGCTCAAGCCGGCGCCGGAAAACATCCTCGACCTGTACCTCGGCTCGCTCGAGGCGCTCGGCTTCGACCTGAAGCAGAACGACGTGCGTTTCGTCGAGGACGACTGGGAAAACCCGACGCTCGGCGCGTGGGGCCTCGGCTGGGAAGTGTGGCTGAACGGGATGGAAGTCACGCAGTTCACGTATTTCCAGGAAGTCGGCGGCCTCGAATGCAAGCCGGTGCTCGGCGAGATCACGTACGGCCTCGAGCGCCTCGCGATGTACCTGCAGAAGGTCGAGAACGTGTACGACCTCGTGTGGACCGAGTGGGAAGAGCAAGGCCCGAACGGCCCCGAGCTGCGCCGCCTGTCGTACGGCGACGTCTACCACCAGAACGAGGTCGAGCAGTCGACCTACAACTTCGAGCATGCGAACGTCGACCTGCTGTTCACGTTCTTCAACAGCTACGAAGCGGAAGCGAAGAAGATGATCGACGCGCAGCTCGCGCTGCCCGCGTACGAGCTCGTGCTGAAGGCCGGCCACACGTTCAACCTGCTCGACGCACGCGGCGCGATCTCGGTCACCGAGCGCGCGGCGTACATCGGCCGCATCCGCGCGCTGTCGCGTCTCGTCGCACAGGCTTACTACGACTCGCGCGAGAAGCTCGGCTTCCCGATGCTCGGCAACCCGCCGGGCGTGCCGGGCCTCACCACCGACGCCCAGGACGCCGCACAGCCGGCGTGGGCGCCGCCGCTCAAGGTCGAACGCAAGATCGATCAGGACTGA
- the gmhB gene encoding D-glycero-beta-D-manno-heptose 1,7-bisphosphate 7-phosphatase, with the protein MPTSPNRKLVVLDRDGVINVDSDAFIKTPDEWIALPGALEAIARLNHAGYRVVVATNQSGIGRGLFDMATLNEMHLKMHRAAAAVGARIDAVFFCPHTAEDHCDCRKPKPGMMQMITERFEIDPGHTPVVGDSLRDLQAGVAVGFQPHLVLTGKGKKTLAAGNLPPGTKVHDDLRAFALDFLSHEHE; encoded by the coding sequence ATGCCGACCAGCCCCAACCGAAAGCTCGTCGTCCTCGACCGGGACGGCGTGATCAACGTCGATTCGGATGCGTTCATCAAGACGCCCGACGAATGGATCGCGCTGCCCGGCGCCCTCGAGGCGATCGCCCGGCTCAACCACGCGGGGTATCGCGTGGTCGTCGCGACCAACCAGTCCGGCATCGGTCGCGGGCTGTTCGACATGGCCACGCTCAACGAGATGCATCTGAAGATGCATCGCGCGGCGGCCGCGGTCGGCGCACGTATCGACGCGGTGTTCTTCTGCCCGCACACGGCAGAGGATCACTGCGACTGCCGCAAGCCGAAACCCGGCATGATGCAGATGATCACCGAGCGCTTCGAGATCGATCCCGGTCACACGCCGGTCGTCGGCGATTCGCTGCGCGACCTGCAGGCCGGCGTCGCGGTCGGCTTCCAGCCGCACCTCGTGCTCACCGGCAAGGGCAAGAAGACGCTCGCCGCCGGCAACCTGCCGCCCGGCACGAAGGTTCACGACGACCTGCGCGCGTTCGCGCTCGATTTCCTTTCACACGAACACGAGTGA
- the rsmA gene encoding 16S rRNA (adenine(1518)-N(6)/adenine(1519)-N(6))-dimethyltransferase RsmA: MSNSRQHQGHFARKRFGQNFLVDHGVIDSIVSTIGPARGQRMVEIGPGLGALTEPLIERLATPESPLHAVELDRDLIGRLQQRFGALLELHAGDALAFDFRSLAAPGDKPSLRIVGNLPYNISSPLLFHLMTFADAVIDQHFMLQNEVVERMVAEPGTKAFSRLSVMLQYRYVMEKMLDVPPESFQPPPKVDSAIVRMIPYEPHELPDVDPVLLGEVVTAAFSQRRKMLRNTLGDYRETIDFDALGFDLARRAEDVSVAEYVGVAQALAAVRKAG, from the coding sequence ATGTCGAACAGCAGACAGCACCAAGGCCATTTCGCGCGCAAGCGCTTCGGGCAGAACTTCCTCGTCGATCACGGCGTGATCGACTCGATCGTCTCGACGATCGGCCCCGCGCGCGGCCAGCGCATGGTCGAGATCGGCCCCGGGCTCGGCGCACTGACCGAGCCGCTGATCGAGCGCCTCGCGACGCCCGAGTCGCCGCTGCATGCGGTCGAGCTCGACCGCGACCTGATCGGGCGCCTGCAGCAACGCTTCGGCGCGCTGCTCGAACTGCACGCGGGCGACGCGCTCGCGTTCGACTTCCGGTCGCTCGCGGCGCCCGGCGACAAGCCGTCGCTGCGGATCGTCGGCAACCTGCCGTACAACATTTCCAGCCCGCTGCTGTTTCACCTGATGACGTTCGCCGATGCGGTCATCGACCAGCACTTCATGCTGCAGAACGAAGTCGTCGAACGGATGGTCGCGGAGCCGGGCACGAAGGCGTTTTCGCGGCTGTCGGTGATGCTGCAGTACCGCTACGTGATGGAGAAGATGCTCGACGTGCCGCCGGAATCGTTCCAGCCGCCGCCGAAGGTCGATTCGGCGATCGTCCGGATGATTCCGTACGAGCCGCACGAACTGCCGGACGTCGATCCCGTGCTGCTCGGCGAAGTCGTCACCGCTGCGTTCTCGCAGCGCCGCAAGATGCTGCGCAATACGCTCGGCGACTATCGCGAGACGATTGATTTCGACGCGCTCGGCTTCGATCTCGCGCGCCGCGCGGAGGATGTGAGCGTGGCCGAATACGTCGGCGTCGCGCAGGCGCTCGCGGCGGTGCGCAAGGCCGGCTAA
- the pdxA gene encoding 4-hydroxythreonine-4-phosphate dehydrogenase PdxA, with protein sequence MTTPALQIAITTGEPAGVGPELTVQALRDAAQRWPDAHFTVLGDAALLDARAAAVGADRATLAGSGPVSVAHHALAVPVQAGRLDAANGPYVLGLLDAAIDGALAGRYDAIVTAPLQKSTINDAGVPFTGHTEYLAERTHTPRVVMMLAGTGHQPLRVALATTHLPLKDVSAALTIDGLVETLAIIDRDLRRDFGLAAPRILVTGLNPHAGENGYLGREEIDVISPALARANAQGIDARGPYPADTLFQPRHLADADCVLAMFHDQGLPVLKYATFGEGINVTLGLPIIRTSVDHGTALDLAGTGRADPGSMIAALDTAVTMARHRRTA encoded by the coding sequence ATGACCACGCCCGCGCTGCAGATCGCGATCACGACTGGCGAACCCGCGGGGGTCGGCCCGGAGCTGACCGTGCAGGCGCTGCGTGATGCCGCGCAGCGCTGGCCCGACGCACATTTCACCGTGCTCGGCGATGCGGCGCTGCTCGACGCGCGCGCGGCGGCCGTCGGCGCCGACCGGGCCACGCTGGCCGGCAGCGGGCCGGTGTCGGTCGCGCATCACGCGCTCGCCGTGCCTGTGCAGGCGGGCCGGCTGGACGCTGCGAACGGCCCGTACGTGCTCGGGTTGCTCGACGCGGCGATCGACGGCGCACTGGCAGGCCGGTACGACGCGATCGTCACCGCGCCGCTGCAAAAGAGCACGATCAACGATGCGGGCGTGCCGTTCACCGGCCATACCGAATACCTGGCGGAGCGCACGCATACGCCGCGTGTCGTGATGATGCTGGCCGGTACCGGCCACCAGCCGCTGCGCGTCGCGCTCGCGACCACGCACCTGCCATTGAAGGACGTGTCGGCCGCACTCACGATCGACGGGCTCGTCGAGACGCTTGCGATCATCGATCGCGATCTGCGGCGCGACTTCGGCCTGGCCGCACCGCGCATCCTCGTGACGGGCCTGAACCCGCACGCGGGCGAGAACGGTTATCTCGGCCGCGAGGAGATCGACGTGATCTCGCCGGCGCTGGCCCGCGCGAATGCGCAGGGCATCGACGCGCGCGGCCCGTATCCGGCCGACACGCTGTTCCAGCCGCGCCATCTCGCCGATGCCGATTGCGTGCTCGCGATGTTCCATGACCAGGGGCTGCCCGTGCTGAAGTATGCGACGTTCGGCGAGGGCATCAACGTGACGCTCGGGCTGCCGATCATCCGGACGTCGGTCGATCACGGCACGGCGCTCGATCTGGCCGGCACGGGCCGCGCGGATCCGGGCAGCATGATCGCCGCGCTCGACACGGCCGTCACGATGGCGCGCCATCGCCGCACGGCCTGA